The Streptomyces sp. SS1-1 genome has a segment encoding these proteins:
- a CDS encoding purple acid phosphatase family protein codes for MTPGTGRCCLSAHLPALAALSALPGPCEVLRSGARLTPALLRSAATAARWPRARHPDDLAAVHLELVTLTEDRAVVTWFTGVPGTDDGAGRPLPAVTEGEVVYGTHPSRLDRVVSGGRPTAHHQVELTGLEPGRTYYYRARSRGVAATPTPLHLVRGNAVGTSAFGLGTRGGPYSFTTPQPPPSRHLLSIALCNDLHLGETTAGLVGGLPLPRGVPQRAGGEPYPELMSRALVEEARRRGADVLLAGGDISACGAAHDLAEARRILDGFGTLGRDWFVVRGNHDRSAQNTFAAAFVDGGGPGYFAHDLGGLRVLGLDTYVKAGNGSDAGGLGREQLAWLQHMLREQPDQPTLVFGHHPLTVRDSVFPVTRGHCLDRGQAGAVLDAYADAPGVFLHHAGHTHRNKRTVLARAPHVVQQEVAAAKEYPGGFTLLRVHTGGYALNHYKAGDLAARQWSERSRRVAAGLWPHHSLGRSVADRNSVTVRDLSGIAGRA; via the coding sequence GTGACCCCCGGCACCGGGCGCTGCTGCCTCTCCGCCCATCTCCCGGCTCTCGCCGCCCTGTCGGCGCTGCCGGGCCCCTGCGAGGTGCTGCGCTCCGGGGCGCGGCTGACGCCCGCCCTGCTGCGGTCGGCGGCCACGGCCGCCCGGTGGCCGCGCGCCCGGCACCCCGACGACCTGGCGGCCGTCCATCTGGAACTGGTCACGCTCACCGAGGACCGCGCGGTCGTCACCTGGTTCACCGGTGTCCCCGGCACCGACGACGGGGCGGGCCGCCCGCTGCCCGCCGTCACCGAGGGCGAGGTCGTCTACGGCACCCATCCGTCCCGGCTGGACCGGGTGGTGTCCGGGGGCCGGCCCACCGCCCACCACCAGGTCGAGCTGACCGGTCTGGAGCCGGGGCGGACGTACTACTACCGGGCCCGCTCGCGCGGGGTCGCCGCCACGCCCACCCCGCTGCACCTGGTGCGCGGCAACGCGGTCGGCACCTCGGCGTTCGGGCTGGGCACCCGCGGCGGCCCGTACTCCTTCACGACCCCGCAGCCGCCGCCCAGCCGGCATCTGCTGTCCATCGCGCTCTGCAACGACCTGCACCTCGGCGAGACCACCGCCGGGCTGGTCGGCGGGCTGCCGCTGCCGCGCGGGGTGCCGCAGCGGGCGGGCGGGGAGCCGTACCCGGAGCTGATGAGCCGGGCGCTGGTCGAGGAGGCCCGGCGGCGCGGGGCGGACGTGCTGCTCGCCGGGGGTGACATCTCGGCCTGCGGGGCGGCGCACGACCTCGCGGAGGCGAGGCGGATCCTCGACGGGTTCGGCACGCTCGGGCGGGACTGGTTCGTCGTGCGCGGCAACCACGACCGGTCGGCGCAGAACACGTTCGCCGCCGCGTTCGTGGACGGCGGTGGCCCCGGCTACTTCGCGCACGACCTCGGCGGGCTGCGCGTCCTGGGGCTCGACACCTACGTCAAGGCTGGCAACGGCTCCGACGCCGGCGGCCTCGGCCGCGAGCAACTGGCCTGGTTGCAGCACATGTTGAGGGAGCAGCCGGACCAGCCGACGCTGGTGTTCGGGCATCATCCGCTGACCGTGCGGGACTCGGTGTTCCCGGTGACCCGCGGCCACTGTCTGGACCGCGGGCAGGCCGGTGCCGTCCTCGACGCCTACGCGGACGCGCCGGGCGTCTTCCTGCACCACGCGGGCCACACGCACCGCAACAAGCGCACGGTGCTGGCCCGGGCCCCGCACGTCGTCCAGCAGGAGGTGGCGGCGGCCAAGGAGTACCCGGGCGGCTTCACCCTGCTCCGCGTCCACACGGGCGGCTACGCCCTGAACCACTACAAGGCGGGCGATCTGGCGGCCCGTCAATGGAGCGAGCGCAGCCGGCGCGTCGCCGCGGGCCTGTGGCCGCACCACTCGCTGGGCCGCTCGGTCGCCGACCGCAACAGCGTGACGGTCCGTGACCTGTCGGGGATCGCGGGACGGGCCTGA
- a CDS encoding EamA family transporter, giving the protein MTPLVTAAVLTAAVTHAGWNAIAHRITDKLVGFTLIAGGGALIGTALMPFGTFPAAGAWPFLLASALVHVLYYALLMTSFRLGDFGQAYPIARGTAPLVVAVLAAVFAHEVPDGWAAAGIALSSAGLTGVALWGLRGRRPDWAAIGAALATGLTIAAYTLLDGLGVRASGSSLGYIAWLMLLQGLVIPAFTLARRGGSAGAALRPYAGLGLLGAGLSVAAYALVLWAQTQAELAPVAALRESSIIVGAAIGAVFFKERFGAPRIAAAFLLVAGIGLMLHAG; this is encoded by the coding sequence GTGACCCCCCTGGTCACCGCCGCCGTCCTGACGGCCGCCGTCACCCACGCCGGCTGGAACGCCATCGCGCACCGCATCACCGACAAGCTGGTCGGGTTCACCCTCATCGCGGGCGGCGGCGCGCTCATCGGGACCGCCCTCATGCCCTTCGGGACGTTCCCGGCGGCGGGTGCCTGGCCGTTCCTCCTCGCCTCCGCGCTCGTCCACGTCCTGTACTACGCGCTGCTCATGACGTCGTTCCGGCTGGGGGACTTCGGGCAGGCGTACCCCATCGCCCGCGGCACCGCGCCCCTCGTGGTCGCCGTCCTCGCCGCCGTGTTCGCCCACGAGGTGCCGGACGGCTGGGCGGCCGCCGGCATCGCCCTGTCCAGCGCGGGACTGACCGGCGTCGCCCTGTGGGGACTGCGCGGCCGGCGCCCCGACTGGGCGGCGATCGGCGCCGCCCTCGCCACCGGGCTGACCATCGCCGCGTACACCCTGCTCGACGGCCTCGGCGTCCGCGCGTCGGGGTCGTCCCTCGGCTACATCGCCTGGCTGATGCTGCTCCAGGGCCTCGTGATCCCCGCGTTCACCCTGGCCCGCCGGGGCGGTTCGGCCGGGGCCGCGCTGCGGCCGTACGCGGGCCTCGGACTGCTCGGCGCGGGCCTGTCCGTCGCCGCGTACGCCCTGGTCCTGTGGGCGCAGACCCAGGCGGAACTGGCGCCGGTCGCGGCGCTGCGCGAGTCCTCCATCATCGTCGGCGCCGCCATCGGCGCCGTCTTCTTCAAGGAGCGCTTCGGGGCGCCCCGCATCGCGGCCGCGTTCCTGCTGGTCGCCGGGATCGGGCTGATGCTGCACGCGGGATGA
- a CDS encoding YbaK/EbsC family protein, with amino-acid sequence MTTTDSTGSGAHPRFADALRDLGLGELLPRVRRFPDATRTAAEAAAAIGCELSEICKSLIFAADGVPVLVLMDGASRVDLDRVREELGAAKVTRAKADVVRETTGYAIGGVPPFGHRTRTRVLADRSLLEHEVVWAAAGNPHAVFPIGPKDLVAHAGAALVDVREQ; translated from the coding sequence ATGACGACGACCGACAGCACCGGCTCCGGAGCCCACCCCCGGTTCGCCGACGCCCTGCGGGACCTGGGCCTCGGCGAACTGCTGCCCCGCGTCCGCCGCTTCCCGGACGCCACCCGCACCGCCGCCGAGGCCGCCGCCGCGATCGGCTGCGAACTCAGCGAGATCTGCAAGTCCCTGATCTTCGCCGCCGACGGCGTCCCCGTCCTGGTCCTCATGGACGGCGCCTCCCGCGTCGACCTCGACCGGGTGCGGGAGGAACTCGGCGCCGCGAAGGTCACCCGCGCCAAGGCCGACGTCGTCCGCGAGACCACCGGATACGCCATCGGAGGCGTGCCGCCCTTCGGGCACCGCACCCGCACCCGCGTCCTCGCCGACCGGTCGCTGCTGGAGCACGAGGTCGTGTGGGCCGCCGCCGGGAACCCGCACGCCGTCTTCCCGATCGGGCCCAAGGACCTCGTCGCCCACGCCGGCGCCGCCCTCGTGGACGTGCGCGAGCAGTGA
- a CDS encoding MMPL family transporter: MATFLYKLGRLAFRRRHFVALIWVALLALAGVGAATAPSAGSTSFSIPGTEAQKAFDLLDERFPGMSADGATARVVFKAPDGQKMTDAGNRTAVKDTVRELSDGSEVASVADPYTANAVSEDGTIAYASVKYKVSGMELADTSREALEDAAQDARDTGLTVEIGGDALQTAPETGATEVIGIAIAAVVLVITFGSLVAAGLPLLTALIGVGIGVSTIGALASALELGSTTSILATMIGLAVGIDYALFIVSRYRAELAEGRDREEAAGRAVGTAGSAVVFAGLTVVIALVGLSVVNIPMLSKMGIAAAGTVVIAVLIALTMIPALLGYAGRRVRPAGAKSRWMGGRRAERKAASGTAKPNMGTRWASFVVRRPVAVLLLGVLGLGAAAVPATSLELGLGDDGSQPVSTTQRRAYDLLSDGFGPGFNGPLMVVVDARGTDDPKAVFGDVGSTIERLDHVATVTPAAPNKAGDTATITVIPNAKPSSVTTEDLVHSIRDEGARIQADSDATVLVTGSTAMNIDVSQKLNDALLPYLALVVGLAFLLLIVVFRSVLVPLKAALGFLLSVLAALGAVVAVFQWGWFGSLLGVEETGPVMSMMPIFMVGVVFGLAMDYEVFLVTRMREAYVHGEKPGQAIVTGFRHGARVVTAAAVIMMAVFAGFIGSSESMVKMIGFGLAIAVFFDAFVVRMAIVPAVLALLGKRAWWLPKWLDRALPDVDVEGEGLRTPGDGKDTDPDADRAAALV, from the coding sequence GTGGCCACGTTCCTGTACAAACTCGGCCGGCTCGCCTTCAGGCGACGCCACTTCGTCGCCCTCATCTGGGTCGCGCTGCTCGCCCTCGCGGGGGTCGGCGCGGCCACCGCCCCGAGCGCGGGCAGCACGTCCTTCTCCATCCCCGGCACCGAGGCCCAGAAGGCCTTCGACCTGCTGGATGAACGTTTCCCCGGGATGAGCGCCGACGGCGCCACCGCCCGGGTCGTCTTCAAGGCCCCCGACGGCCAGAAGATGACCGACGCCGGGAACAGGACGGCCGTGAAGGACACCGTCCGGGAGCTGTCCGACGGCTCCGAGGTGGCCTCCGTCGCCGACCCGTACACCGCGAACGCCGTCAGCGAGGACGGCACGATCGCCTACGCGTCGGTGAAGTACAAGGTCTCCGGCATGGAGCTGGCGGACACCTCGCGCGAGGCACTGGAGGACGCCGCGCAGGACGCCCGTGACACGGGACTGACCGTCGAGATCGGCGGCGACGCCCTCCAGACGGCTCCCGAGACCGGGGCGACCGAGGTCATCGGCATCGCGATCGCCGCCGTCGTCCTCGTCATCACCTTCGGCTCGCTCGTCGCGGCCGGACTCCCGCTGCTCACCGCGCTGATCGGCGTCGGCATCGGCGTCTCCACGATCGGCGCCCTGGCCTCCGCGCTGGAACTCGGCTCCACCACCTCGATCCTCGCGACGATGATCGGCCTCGCCGTCGGCATCGACTACGCCCTGTTCATCGTCTCCCGCTACCGGGCCGAGCTCGCCGAGGGACGCGACCGCGAGGAGGCGGCCGGACGGGCCGTCGGCACCGCCGGCTCCGCCGTGGTCTTCGCCGGACTGACCGTCGTCATCGCCCTCGTCGGCCTGTCGGTCGTCAACATCCCCATGCTCAGCAAGATGGGCATCGCCGCCGCCGGCACCGTCGTGATCGCCGTCCTCATCGCCCTGACGATGATCCCCGCGCTGCTCGGCTACGCCGGCCGCAGGGTCCGCCCCGCCGGCGCCAAGAGCCGCTGGATGGGCGGCCGGCGTGCCGAGCGCAAGGCCGCGTCCGGCACCGCGAAGCCCAACATGGGCACCCGCTGGGCCAGCTTCGTCGTCCGCCGCCCCGTCGCCGTGCTGCTGCTCGGCGTCCTCGGACTCGGCGCGGCCGCCGTCCCCGCGACCTCCCTGGAACTCGGGCTCGGCGACGACGGCTCGCAGCCGGTGTCCACCACCCAGCGCCGCGCCTACGACCTGCTCTCCGACGGCTTCGGGCCGGGCTTCAACGGACCGCTGATGGTCGTCGTCGACGCCCGCGGCACCGACGACCCGAAGGCCGTCTTCGGCGACGTCGGCAGCACCATCGAGCGGCTGGACCACGTGGCCACCGTGACGCCGGCCGCGCCCAACAAGGCCGGTGACACCGCCACCATCACCGTCATCCCGAACGCCAAGCCGTCGTCGGTCACCACCGAGGACCTGGTGCACTCCATCCGGGACGAGGGCGCCCGCATCCAGGCCGACAGCGACGCCACCGTGCTGGTCACCGGCTCCACCGCGATGAACATCGACGTCTCGCAGAAGCTGAACGACGCCCTGCTGCCGTATCTCGCGCTGGTCGTCGGCCTGGCCTTCCTGCTGCTGATCGTGGTGTTCCGCTCGGTCCTCGTCCCGCTCAAGGCGGCCCTCGGCTTCCTGCTGAGCGTCCTCGCGGCCCTCGGCGCGGTCGTCGCCGTCTTCCAGTGGGGCTGGTTCGGGAGCCTGCTCGGCGTCGAGGAGACCGGACCGGTCATGTCGATGATGCCGATCTTCATGGTCGGGGTGGTCTTCGGTCTCGCCATGGACTACGAGGTCTTCCTCGTGACCCGGATGCGCGAGGCGTACGTCCACGGCGAGAAGCCGGGACAGGCCATCGTCACCGGCTTCCGGCACGGCGCCCGGGTCGTCACCGCCGCCGCGGTGATCATGATGGCGGTCTTCGCCGGCTTCATCGGCTCCAGCGAGTCCATGGTCAAGATGATCGGCTTCGGCCTGGCGATCGCGGTGTTCTTCGACGCCTTCGTCGTCCGCATGGCCATCGTCCCGGCGGTCCTCGCCCTGCTCGGCAAGCGGGCCTGGTGGCTGCCCAAGTGGCTGGACCGTGCCCTGCCCGACGTGGACGTGGAGGGCGAGGGCCTGCGCACCCCCGGGGACGGCAAGGACACCGACCCGGACGCGGACCGCGCGGCCGCCCTCGTGTGA
- a CDS encoding TetR/AcrR family transcriptional regulator translates to MTEVSTTRRSRITPEREAELYAAVLDLLREVGYDALTMDAVAARTRSSKATLYRQWGGKPELVVKAIRHTKPGNVSDIDTGSLRGDLHTLTSQEDDCTMQQNAALMRGLFMAVHNNPDLLQAFKELLIEPEMAEFRRIVQRAVDRGEVRADSPALDYVVHMLIGAFATRTLIDDMPPTKAFLTSYIDAVVLPALGVPVG, encoded by the coding sequence ATGACCGAGGTGTCCACGACACGGCGTTCACGCATCACCCCCGAGCGCGAGGCCGAGCTGTACGCGGCCGTGCTCGACCTGCTCCGGGAGGTCGGCTACGACGCCCTCACCATGGACGCCGTGGCGGCCCGCACCCGGTCCAGCAAGGCGACGCTCTACCGCCAGTGGGGCGGCAAGCCGGAGCTGGTGGTCAAGGCGATCCGGCACACCAAGCCGGGCAACGTCTCCGACATCGACACCGGGTCCCTGCGGGGCGACCTCCACACCCTCACGTCCCAGGAGGACGACTGCACCATGCAGCAGAACGCCGCGCTGATGCGCGGTCTGTTCATGGCGGTGCACAACAACCCCGACCTCCTGCAGGCGTTCAAGGAACTCCTCATCGAACCCGAGATGGCGGAGTTCCGGCGGATCGTGCAACGGGCCGTCGACCGCGGCGAGGTCCGCGCCGACAGCCCCGCGCTCGACTACGTCGTGCACATGCTCATCGGCGCGTTCGCCACGCGCACGCTGATCGACGACATGCCGCCGACGAAGGCCTTCCTCACCTCCTACATCGACGCCGTCGTCCTCCCCGCCCTCGGCGTCCCCGTCGGCTGA